One Paraburkholderia sp. HP33-1 genomic region harbors:
- the mdcE gene encoding biotin-independent malonate decarboxylase subunit gamma — protein MNDTTLTRGARWFNALAGEPSSAAPVWSGDVPLGGATARFITVVPDPANRFPRATTNVVGLEQGWRLARAVREVIDADAGVDASARRPIVAIVDVKSQAYGYREEMLGIHLACAAAVDAYVSARDAGHPVIALIVGPAMSGAFLAHGYQANRIVALDAPGTMVHAMGKEAAARVTRRTVEALDELGETIVPMSYSMASFAKLGLLDQLIGGIDADAPNAAQIERVRAVLAEQIRSAREGNRTLARRLESAAARQTRAASIEVRRRLAEQWDAV, from the coding sequence GCGGCGCGCGCTGGTTCAATGCACTCGCAGGTGAACCGTCGAGCGCGGCGCCGGTCTGGAGCGGTGATGTGCCGCTCGGCGGCGCAACCGCGCGCTTCATCACGGTCGTGCCCGATCCCGCGAACCGCTTTCCACGCGCGACCACCAACGTGGTCGGGCTCGAACAGGGTTGGCGGCTCGCGCGCGCGGTGCGCGAAGTGATCGACGCGGATGCAGGCGTGGACGCCAGCGCCCGCCGCCCGATCGTCGCGATCGTCGACGTGAAGAGCCAGGCGTACGGCTATCGCGAGGAAATGCTGGGCATTCACCTCGCCTGCGCGGCCGCCGTCGACGCCTATGTGAGCGCGCGTGACGCCGGCCATCCGGTGATCGCGCTGATCGTCGGTCCGGCGATGTCGGGCGCGTTCCTCGCGCACGGCTATCAGGCGAACCGCATTGTCGCGCTCGACGCACCCGGCACGATGGTCCACGCGATGGGCAAGGAAGCGGCCGCGCGCGTCACGCGCCGCACGGTCGAAGCGCTCGACGAACTCGGCGAGACGATCGTGCCGATGTCGTATTCGATGGCGTCGTTCGCGAAGTTGGGGCTGCTCGATCAGCTCATCGGAGGCATCGACGCGGATGCACCAAACGCGGCGCAGATCGAGCGCGTGCGCGCGGTGCTGGCCGAGCAGATTCGCAGTGCGCGCGAGGGGAATCGGACGCTCGCGCGCCGGCTGGAATCAGCGGCGGCGCGGCAGACTCGCGCGGCGTCGATCGAGGTGCGGCGGCGTCTTGCCGAACAATGGGATGCCGTGTGA
- a CDS encoding malonate decarboxylase holo-ACP synthase translates to MRVCAAAPFPTPRATSCDARWRPHDLLRLRRLDALADEPAWVRDTFERAPYAVVRRALAADGFVAIGVRGTQRAQRYGTWVHADDIVSAVSPESLAQAQADTGRDALPSFIALTFLQRDPCGPLSRFVWGPAGSTGFELATHMPTVNEASDLDLLIRAPEPLALAAARALLEQLQTLAVRTGIRIDAQLETPAGGVALAEWAAGKAHVLARHAGGPRLIADPWAAAVHDGAV, encoded by the coding sequence ATGCGAGTTTGCGCGGCCGCGCCCTTCCCCACCCCCCGCGCCACCTCGTGCGACGCGCGGTGGCGGCCGCATGATCTGCTGCGCTTGCGGCGGCTGGATGCGCTCGCCGATGAACCGGCGTGGGTTCGCGACACGTTCGAACGCGCGCCGTACGCGGTCGTTCGACGCGCGCTCGCCGCTGATGGGTTCGTCGCGATCGGCGTGCGGGGTACGCAGCGAGCGCAGCGCTATGGCACCTGGGTGCATGCCGACGATATCGTCAGTGCCGTGTCGCCGGAATCCTTGGCGCAAGCCCAAGCTGATACCGGACGTGACGCGTTGCCCTCTTTCATTGCGCTGACTTTCCTGCAACGTGATCCGTGCGGTCCGCTCTCGCGATTCGTTTGGGGTCCTGCGGGAAGCACGGGTTTTGAACTGGCGACACACATGCCGACCGTCAACGAAGCCAGCGATCTCGATCTGTTGATCCGCGCCCCCGAACCGCTCGCATTGGCTGCCGCGCGTGCGTTGCTGGAGCAATTGCAAACGCTCGCGGTGCGTACCGGCATCCGTATCGATGCGCAACTCGAAACGCCTGCGGGTGGTGTGGCGCTCGCGGAATGGGCCGCGGGCAAGGCGCATGTGCTTGCCCGGCATGCGGGCGGTCCTCGCTTGATCGCCGATCCGTGGGCTGCTGCTGTTCATGATGGCGCTGTCTGA
- the mdcH gene encoding malonate decarboxylase subunit epsilon gives MLALLFPGQGAQSEGFLHRLPQHRAVQDTLAEAADTLDIDVLTLDSPDALSSTVAVQLGLTIAGVAIARALADEGLAAEISAGLSVGAFAAAVSCGAVAFRDALKMVRRRAELMETAYPSGYGLAAVSGLSEQRVETLVAQQAAEQRQRVYIGNVNAPRQIVMAGADDALDAFIEHALSAGARKATRLAVSVPSHCELLAHASDELLAYSRELPFERPRGVYIGNRGGRPLYTAKAIREDLATNIRYTVRWFDALTAMQEMGAHVLVEAPPGQVLTDIVTGNFPEAIALAASTLPFDRLVGTVRRRLELV, from the coding sequence ATGCTCGCGCTTCTCTTTCCCGGCCAGGGTGCGCAGAGCGAGGGCTTTCTGCATCGGTTGCCGCAGCATCGCGCGGTACAGGACACGCTCGCTGAAGCAGCCGACACCCTCGACATCGACGTGCTGACGCTCGACTCACCCGACGCTTTGAGTTCAACAGTCGCCGTGCAACTAGGCTTGACCATCGCGGGCGTCGCAATCGCGCGCGCGCTCGCCGATGAGGGACTCGCGGCGGAAATCAGCGCGGGGCTGTCGGTCGGCGCTTTTGCGGCAGCGGTCAGTTGCGGCGCGGTGGCGTTTCGCGACGCGTTGAAGATGGTACGGCGACGCGCCGAGCTGATGGAAACCGCTTATCCGTCGGGCTATGGTCTCGCGGCTGTCTCTGGCTTGAGCGAGCAGCGGGTGGAAACGCTCGTCGCGCAGCAGGCTGCGGAGCAACGGCAACGCGTGTATATCGGCAACGTCAATGCGCCGCGCCAGATCGTGATGGCCGGCGCGGACGATGCGCTAGACGCGTTCATCGAACACGCGCTCTCGGCCGGCGCGCGCAAGGCCACGCGGCTCGCGGTCAGCGTGCCCTCGCATTGCGAATTGCTCGCGCATGCGAGCGACGAACTGCTCGCGTACTCGCGCGAGTTACCGTTTGAACGACCGCGCGGCGTCTATATCGGCAATCGCGGCGGACGTCCGTTATATACGGCCAAGGCGATTCGCGAAGATCTCGCGACCAACATACGCTACACGGTGCGCTGGTTCGATGCGCTGACGGCGATGCAGGAAATGGGCGCGCACGTGCTGGTCGAGGCGCCCCCGGGTCAGGTGTTGACGGATATCGTGACGGGGAATTTCCCCGAGGCTATTGCGCTGGCTGCCAGTACGTTGCCGTTTGACAGATTGGTGGGAACGGTGCGCAGGCGCCTTGAGCTCGTCTAA
- a CDS encoding sulfite exporter TauE/SafE family protein, which yields MLTSLILGILVGAVLGLTGAGGGILAVPALVVGMGWPMQQASPVALIAVAGSAAIGAIEAFRSGLVRYRAALLMTIAGAPVTALGAQLAHKLPQRLLVALFAGVMLLVALRLLTQAMGQKTSEQTTSPYCVGRMDPRTGRLAWTWTSGAALAGTGALTGLMTGLLGVGGGFVIVPMLRKLTNVSMHGIVATSLMVVALVGSSGVVSAIRAGVLPPLTLTILFSLATALGMVVGRGASRHLSARHVQIGFAGVLVCVSLGMVGKALLGA from the coding sequence ATGCTGACTTCACTGATACTTGGAATTCTCGTCGGCGCTGTATTGGGCCTGACGGGCGCCGGCGGCGGCATTCTTGCAGTACCCGCACTCGTCGTGGGGATGGGCTGGCCGATGCAGCAGGCGTCGCCCGTCGCGCTGATCGCTGTTGCCGGAAGTGCGGCGATCGGCGCCATCGAGGCCTTCCGCAGCGGACTCGTGCGCTATCGTGCGGCGCTGCTCATGACGATTGCTGGCGCGCCCGTGACTGCCCTGGGCGCACAGCTGGCTCACAAGTTGCCGCAACGGTTGCTGGTTGCGCTTTTTGCTGGGGTGATGCTGCTCGTCGCACTTCGTCTGCTCACTCAGGCGATGGGCCAGAAGACATCGGAGCAAACGACGTCACCATATTGCGTAGGCCGGATGGATCCACGCACGGGACGTCTCGCGTGGACCTGGACCTCGGGCGCCGCGCTCGCGGGGACGGGCGCACTGACAGGCTTGATGACGGGGCTACTCGGGGTGGGCGGCGGCTTCGTCATCGTGCCGATGTTGCGCAAGCTCACGAATGTGTCGATGCACGGCATCGTTGCCACTTCGCTGATGGTCGTCGCCCTCGTCGGCAGCAGCGGCGTCGTCTCGGCGATACGAGCCGGCGTGTTGCCACCGCTGACGCTAACGATCCTGTTCAGCCTCGCGACAGCGCTCGGGATGGTCGTCGGGCGCGGCGCATCGCGTCATCTGTCCGCGCGACATGTACAGATCGGCTTTGCCGGCGTACTTGTCTGCGTTTCGTTGGGAATGGTCGGGAAAGCCTTGCTCGGCGCCTGA
- a CDS encoding bifunctional protein tyrosine phosphatase family protein/NAD(P)/FAD-dependent oxidoreductase codes for MEFRRLTDDLSVSPQIAVKDLAAIRAAGYRAIICNRPDGEGPDQPTFLEIEAAAREQGLAAWYLPVETGKVSDDDAAKFGELMRKLEKPVLAYCRTGMRAATLWGLSEAASKPLPEILGAAQAAGYELGAITSRIANGGKAPVRVAAASHDIVIVGAGAAGLATAASLLARDATLDIAVIDPADTHYYQPGWTMVGGGVFRPETTARAMASVLPRIVHWIKAGVAAFEPDNHAVILEGCRVVRYRKLIVCPGLKLDWGAIAGLAETLGRNGVTSNYRYDLAPYTWQLVREMKHGRAIFTQPPMPIKCAGAPQKAMYLSSDHWQRSGRLQDIEVQMFNAGAVLFGVSDYVPALMEYVERYSIGLNFGYNLTEIDGPARLATFRRVLQDGTVESVTRDFDMIHVVPPQKAPDFIRVSPLADQAGWVDVDQTTLRHKTFADVFALGDVINAPNAKTAAAARKQAPVVAHNVLASMGRTRGQAAYDGYGSCPLTVERGKIVLAEFLYGGKVAPSFPSWLINGKRPSRLAWLLKERMLPPLYWRAMLKGREWLAKPEIVG; via the coding sequence ATGGAATTCAGAAGACTGACGGACGACCTGTCCGTATCGCCGCAAATTGCAGTGAAGGATCTGGCCGCCATTCGCGCGGCGGGGTATCGCGCCATCATCTGCAATCGCCCCGACGGTGAAGGCCCCGACCAGCCGACCTTCCTTGAAATCGAGGCGGCCGCTCGCGAGCAGGGTTTAGCGGCCTGGTATCTGCCAGTCGAAACGGGCAAGGTCAGCGACGACGACGCTGCGAAATTCGGCGAACTCATGCGCAAGCTCGAAAAGCCCGTGCTGGCCTATTGCCGCACGGGGATGCGTGCTGCAACGCTGTGGGGGCTTTCCGAGGCAGCGTCGAAACCACTGCCGGAAATTCTTGGCGCCGCGCAGGCGGCCGGCTATGAACTGGGTGCGATCACTTCGCGCATTGCCAACGGCGGCAAGGCGCCGGTGAGAGTCGCGGCGGCGAGCCACGACATCGTCATCGTCGGCGCGGGTGCCGCAGGCCTCGCCACGGCCGCCAGTCTTCTCGCGCGCGACGCGACGCTCGATATCGCGGTAATCGACCCCGCCGACACGCACTACTATCAGCCTGGCTGGACGATGGTGGGCGGGGGCGTATTCAGGCCGGAAACGACGGCGCGCGCGATGGCGTCCGTGCTGCCGCGAATCGTTCACTGGATCAAAGCAGGCGTCGCCGCGTTCGAACCCGACAATCACGCGGTGATTCTTGAAGGATGCCGGGTCGTCCGATATCGGAAACTGATCGTGTGCCCCGGGCTCAAGCTCGATTGGGGGGCGATTGCCGGTCTTGCGGAAACGCTCGGGCGTAATGGCGTGACGTCCAACTATCGCTACGATCTTGCGCCTTATACGTGGCAACTGGTACGCGAGATGAAGCACGGCCGCGCCATCTTCACGCAGCCCCCGATGCCCATCAAGTGCGCGGGCGCGCCGCAAAAGGCCATGTATCTGTCGTCCGATCACTGGCAGCGATCAGGCCGGCTGCAAGACATCGAGGTGCAGATGTTCAACGCGGGCGCCGTCCTGTTCGGCGTCTCCGACTACGTCCCGGCATTGATGGAGTATGTCGAGCGATACAGCATTGGACTGAACTTCGGCTACAACCTCACGGAGATCGATGGACCCGCCAGGCTCGCCACGTTTCGACGCGTACTGCAAGACGGCACGGTCGAATCGGTCACCCGCGACTTCGACATGATCCACGTGGTCCCGCCGCAAAAGGCGCCCGACTTCATCCGAGTGAGCCCGCTCGCCGATCAGGCTGGGTGGGTCGACGTCGATCAGACGACGTTGCGCCACAAGACTTTCGCCGACGTCTTCGCGCTAGGCGACGTGATCAATGCGCCGAATGCGAAAACGGCAGCGGCGGCGCGCAAGCAGGCCCCAGTCGTTGCGCACAACGTGCTGGCGAGCATGGGAAGGACGCGCGGGCAAGCCGCTTACGACGGCTATGGCTCATGCCCGCTCACGGTCGAGCGCGGCAAGATCGTGCTCGCGGAGTTTCTGTATGGGGGCAAGGTCGCACCGTCATTCCCGTCCTGGCTCATCAATGGGAAACGCCCGTCACGACTGGCGTGGCTGCTGAAGGAGCGGATGCTGCCGCCGCTCTATTGGCGCGCGATGCTCAAGGGCCGCGAATGGTTGGCAAAGCCGGAAATAGTCGGCTGA
- a CDS encoding MBL fold metallo-hydrolase codes for MTTASPMIIEGFFDPDTSTISYLLRDADTGECALIDSVLDFDQKSGRTRTACADKLIARVHELGLNVRWLLETHVHADHLSAAPYLKEKVGGQIAIGAEVMRVQEVFGKLFNVGLDFKRDGKQFDRLLTDGDVLEIGGLSLRAMHTPGHTPACMTYVVSDGHETAAFVGDTLFMPDYGTARCDFPGGDARALFRSINKVLSLSADTKLYMCHDYQPGGREVQFVSTVAEQRERNVHVRDGTSEEAFVAMRTARDAKLGMPQLILPSVQVNMRAGQMPQAEENGISYLKIPLNAL; via the coding sequence CGATCCGGACACGTCCACGATCAGCTATTTGCTAAGAGACGCTGACACGGGCGAGTGTGCCTTGATCGACAGTGTGCTGGACTTCGATCAGAAGTCCGGGCGCACCCGCACGGCATGCGCCGACAAGCTGATTGCGCGCGTTCACGAACTGGGTCTGAACGTGCGCTGGCTGCTCGAGACGCACGTGCACGCCGATCACCTGTCGGCCGCGCCTTATCTGAAGGAAAAAGTCGGCGGTCAGATTGCCATTGGCGCGGAGGTGATGCGCGTGCAGGAAGTCTTCGGCAAGCTCTTCAACGTCGGGCTCGATTTCAAGCGCGACGGCAAGCAGTTCGACCGTCTGCTCACCGACGGCGACGTGCTGGAAATCGGCGGATTGAGCCTGCGCGCGATGCACACGCCAGGCCACACGCCCGCCTGCATGACCTATGTGGTGAGCGACGGCCACGAGACGGCGGCTTTCGTGGGCGACACGTTGTTCATGCCCGACTACGGTACCGCGCGCTGCGACTTTCCAGGCGGCGATGCGCGGGCGCTGTTTCGCTCGATCAACAAGGTGCTGAGCCTGTCTGCCGATACGAAGCTCTATATGTGCCACGACTATCAGCCAGGCGGGCGTGAAGTGCAATTCGTCAGCACGGTTGCCGAGCAGCGCGAGCGCAACGTCCATGTTCGTGACGGAACGAGCGAAGAGGCATTCGTCGCGATGCGCACGGCGCGTGATGCGAAGCTCGGCATGCCTCAGCTGATCCTGCCGTCGGTGCAGGTCAACATGCGAGCCGGGCAGATGCCGCAGGCCGAGGAAAACGGCATCTCGTACCTCAAGATTCCGCTGAACGCTCTTTGA